The Pseudofrankia inefficax genome window below encodes:
- the rpsR gene encoding 30S ribosomal protein S18 — MAKAAVRKPKKKVCVFCKDKTEYIDYKDTSLLRKFISDRGKIRARRVTGNCSQHQRDVAIAVKNSREMALLPYTSTAR, encoded by the coding sequence ATGGCCAAGGCGGCTGTGCGCAAGCCCAAGAAGAAGGTTTGCGTTTTCTGCAAGGACAAGACCGAGTACATCGACTACAAGGACACGTCGCTGCTGCGGAAGTTCATCTCCGACCGTGGCAAGATCCGTGCCCGCCGTGTGACCGGCAACTGCAGCCAGCACCAGCGCGACGTCGCGATCGCGGTGAAGAACAGCCGCGAGATGGCGCTGCTGCCCTACACCTCGACCGCTCGCTGA
- a CDS encoding CobW family GTP-binding protein, with product MGQRVPVIALTGYLGAGKTTVLNHLLRAPGARIGVVVNDFGAINVDAALITGQVDEPAAITGGCVCCVPDTDGLDDALEKLTQPRLRLDAVLVEASGVADPPALARLIQFSGVRRARPGGLVDVIDAAAYFDTVDSGGPPPARFSAASLVVINKTDRVATEVRAETVARIAARVREANPRAHLVDTTHGRVDPALVFDAATTEDPVDELPFAAAARQDPGEESHRHVHAVTVPATGPIDPGPLVDLLEDPPAGAYRLKGTVTVDTGRGPRGFVVNIVGPQIHVAARPSSDGPDGLVAIGLHLDQAAARARLEEVLRPCSGRPAAEGVRRFTRYRRLSS from the coding sequence ATGGGCCAACGGGTGCCGGTGATCGCGCTCACGGGGTACCTGGGCGCGGGCAAGACCACCGTGCTCAACCACCTGCTCCGGGCGCCGGGGGCGCGCATCGGGGTGGTGGTCAACGACTTTGGCGCGATCAACGTCGACGCTGCCCTGATCACCGGCCAGGTGGACGAGCCGGCCGCGATCACGGGCGGCTGTGTGTGCTGCGTTCCGGACACGGACGGCCTGGACGACGCGCTGGAGAAGCTCACCCAGCCTCGGCTACGGCTGGACGCGGTGCTCGTGGAGGCCAGCGGCGTCGCCGACCCCCCGGCCCTGGCCCGGCTCATCCAGTTCAGCGGCGTGCGGCGCGCGCGCCCCGGCGGCCTGGTCGACGTGATCGACGCGGCCGCCTACTTCGACACCGTCGACAGCGGTGGGCCGCCGCCGGCCAGGTTCTCGGCAGCCTCGCTCGTCGTGATCAACAAGACCGACCGTGTCGCCACCGAGGTCCGGGCTGAGACGGTGGCCCGGATCGCCGCCCGGGTACGCGAGGCCAACCCCCGCGCCCACCTCGTCGACACGACCCACGGGCGGGTCGACCCCGCACTCGTGTTCGACGCCGCCACCACGGAAGACCCGGTCGACGAGCTCCCCTTCGCGGCCGCGGCCAGGCAGGACCCGGGCGAGGAGTCCCACCGGCACGTCCACGCGGTGACGGTGCCGGCTACCGGCCCCATTGACCCCGGTCCGCTGGTCGACCTGCTGGAGGACCCGCCGGCGGGGGCCTACCGCCTGAAGGGCACCGTGACGGTGGACACCGGGCGAGGCCCGCGCGGTTTCGTCGTCAACATCGTCGGGCCGCAGATCCACGTCGCGGCAAGGCCTTCCTCCGACGGTCCCGACGGTTTGGTCGCGATCGGCCTGCATCTCGACCAGGCAGCGGCCCGGGCCCGCCTGGAGGAGGTTCTGCGGCCCTGCTCCGGCCGCCCGGCCGCCGAGGGCGTGCGTCGTTTCACCCGCTACCGCCGCCTGAGTTCCTGA
- a CDS encoding WD40 repeat domain-containing serine/threonine protein kinase, with product MLKIEGDGGIGAMAGASMVVGDSAVGSQLVEPLDEDDPTRLGPYLLLGRLGQGGMGTVYLGRRTGVNGSGLLAEAAVQSPQDDGKTGENGTGPLVAVKMVRPDLAREPEFRERFGREATAARRVARFCTAEVLDVDVESRRPYLVTEYIEGRTLAATVRQDGPLSSAEVERLAVAVASALTAIHAAGLVHRDLKPGNIMLSPSGARVIDFGIARALDATTTFTHAGVGTPAFMAPEQALGAVVAPPADIYAWGGVLLFAATGRLPHGEGPSPVILYRAVNDEPDLSGLEPGLRQLVARAMAKDPDRRPTAQELLLHLVGARPLDGLDGPSAAVLDSAPAGDLDEALALAAEIARDFGDDTLGTHDASGPGGQNAPGRPAALDDPAAPGNLAAPGGAAAPGGQIAPGGATALGGATAADGATAPGDPTAPSDPTGPGDLMGPAGGRSTAPADQDSRSRPAAGPARGTAGGPVTPTATPSPRAVTTDPPTRDATTFVPSHLRADGDRSDEPSRRRDGEPVTGVTARRRSGRLFAGRRGAAGGTVNATPLGEPLAGHTGHVESVAFAPGGGVLASGGADGTVRRWRLAEEAPGPDVAIPLGEPLRGHEGRVLAVAYAPDGTALATAGSDHTVRVWRQPAVEATGPSARMPAIGLGHTDQVTAVAFSPLGRFLATGSLDGTARLWELDPGERDPAASGRGVVRQFGQPLGGHQGKVLAVAFSPDGGLLATAGTDHTALLWDLTATVPRPVGPPLAGHRWHVQALAFTQDGRVLVAGAGFGAVHLWDVDKPDRPYPLAQVTSRGNGQIRSVALSADGRTLAAAGGIGAAVQLWTLDDLTSPEPLGQLATGHVGTVRALAFSPTSDTLATAGDNTVRLWQPS from the coding sequence GTGCTGAAGATCGAGGGCGACGGAGGCATCGGCGCGATGGCCGGAGCCAGCATGGTCGTCGGGGACAGCGCGGTCGGGAGCCAGCTGGTGGAACCGCTCGACGAGGACGACCCGACCCGGCTTGGCCCGTACCTTCTGCTGGGTCGCCTGGGTCAGGGCGGGATGGGCACCGTCTACCTTGGCCGCCGGACCGGGGTGAACGGCTCGGGCCTTCTGGCTGAGGCCGCGGTCCAGAGCCCGCAGGACGACGGCAAGACGGGTGAGAACGGTACCGGCCCGTTGGTAGCGGTCAAGATGGTCAGGCCCGACCTGGCGCGGGAGCCCGAGTTCCGTGAGCGCTTCGGGCGGGAGGCGACGGCGGCCCGGAGGGTGGCCCGGTTCTGCACGGCCGAGGTGCTGGATGTGGACGTTGAGTCCCGCCGGCCCTACCTCGTCACCGAGTACATCGAGGGACGCACCCTGGCGGCGACCGTCCGTCAGGACGGGCCGCTGTCCAGCGCCGAGGTGGAGCGGCTGGCGGTCGCGGTCGCCTCGGCGCTGACCGCGATCCATGCCGCCGGGCTGGTCCACCGAGACCTGAAGCCCGGCAACATCATGCTTTCGCCGTCCGGAGCCCGGGTCATCGACTTCGGGATCGCCCGCGCACTGGACGCGACGACGACCTTCACTCATGCCGGTGTCGGAACTCCCGCGTTCATGGCGCCAGAACAGGCCCTCGGCGCCGTCGTCGCCCCACCGGCTGACATCTACGCCTGGGGTGGCGTCCTGCTCTTCGCCGCGACCGGCCGGCTCCCGCATGGCGAAGGTCCGAGTCCTGTCATCCTCTACCGGGCCGTCAACGACGAACCTGACCTCTCCGGTCTCGAACCGGGCCTTCGGCAGCTTGTCGCCCGCGCGATGGCGAAGGACCCGGACCGCCGGCCCACGGCGCAGGAACTGCTGCTGCATCTCGTCGGTGCACGTCCCCTCGACGGCCTGGACGGGCCGTCCGCGGCGGTCCTCGATTCCGCTCCGGCCGGCGACCTCGATGAGGCGCTGGCACTCGCCGCCGAGATCGCTCGCGACTTCGGCGACGACACCCTCGGCACCCACGACGCGTCGGGCCCCGGTGGCCAGAATGCCCCTGGCCGCCCGGCTGCCCTTGACGATCCAGCTGCGCCCGGCAACCTAGCTGCGCCCGGTGGTGCCGCTGCCCCGGGCGGTCAGATTGCCCCGGGCGGTGCGACTGCCCTGGGCGGTGCGACTGCCGCTGATGGCGCGACTGCGCCCGGCGATCCGACTGCGCCCAGCGATCCGACCGGTCCCGGCGACCTGATGGGCCCGGCGGGCGGCCGGTCGACCGCGCCGGCGGACCAGGACTCGCGGTCGCGGCCAGCCGCGGGCCCCGCCCGTGGGACAGCCGGCGGTCCCGTCACGCCAACCGCGACGCCCTCGCCGCGGGCCGTGACCACCGACCCGCCGACCCGGGATGCGACCACGTTCGTCCCGTCGCACCTGCGTGCCGACGGCGACCGGTCGGACGAGCCGTCCCGCCGGCGCGACGGGGAGCCGGTTACCGGTGTGACGGCGCGGCGCAGATCGGGGCGGCTGTTCGCCGGCCGGCGGGGTGCCGCCGGTGGCACCGTCAACGCCACGCCGCTCGGCGAGCCGCTGGCCGGTCATACGGGGCACGTCGAGTCCGTGGCCTTCGCGCCGGGAGGCGGGGTGCTTGCCTCCGGCGGCGCGGACGGCACCGTCCGACGGTGGCGGCTGGCCGAGGAGGCGCCCGGGCCCGACGTGGCGATCCCGCTGGGGGAGCCGCTGCGCGGCCACGAGGGCCGCGTGCTCGCCGTCGCCTACGCCCCGGACGGGACGGCGCTGGCCACGGCGGGCAGCGACCACACCGTCCGCGTCTGGCGGCAGCCGGCGGTCGAGGCCACCGGGCCGTCCGCGCGAATGCCCGCGATCGGGCTCGGCCACACGGATCAGGTGACGGCGGTGGCGTTCTCACCGCTTGGGCGGTTCCTGGCGACCGGGAGCCTCGACGGGACGGCCCGGCTGTGGGAGCTGGACCCGGGGGAGCGCGACCCGGCGGCGTCCGGCCGCGGCGTGGTGCGCCAGTTCGGGCAGCCGCTGGGCGGCCATCAGGGGAAGGTGCTCGCGGTCGCGTTCTCGCCCGACGGCGGGCTGCTGGCGACGGCCGGGACCGATCACACCGCGCTGCTGTGGGACCTGACCGCCACGGTCCCGCGCCCGGTCGGCCCGCCGCTGGCCGGCCACCGCTGGCATGTGCAGGCGCTCGCGTTCACGCAGGATGGCCGGGTCTTGGTCGCGGGGGCCGGCTTCGGCGCCGTCCATCTGTGGGACGTCGACAAGCCGGACCGGCCGTACCCGTTGGCTCAGGTCACCAGCAGGGGCAACGGGCAGATCCGGTCGGTCGCCCTCAGCGCGGACGGCCGCACCCTGGCCGCCGCGGGCGGCATCGGCGCCGCCGTCCAGCTGTGGACGCTCGACGACCTCACGAGCCCGGAGCCTCTCGGGCAGCTGGCCACCGGCCACGTCGGCACCGTCCGCGCGCTCGCCTTCTCCCCGACGTCCGACACACTCGCCACCGCGGGCGACAACACCGTCCGCCTGTGGCAACCGAGTTGA
- the rplI gene encoding 50S ribosomal protein L9 — protein MKLVLTHEVPGLGSPGDIVEVADGYGRNYLVPKQFAIVATRGVERQVDQIKRARSAREVRDLGHAQEIAEQLKALSVTLVSRAGKEGRLFGSITAGDVTDAVTRAGGPALDKRKVQLTSPIKSLGQHTVAVHLHPEVTAQVTVRVSAA, from the coding sequence ATGAAGCTCGTTCTCACCCACGAGGTGCCCGGCCTCGGCAGCCCCGGCGACATCGTCGAGGTCGCCGACGGCTACGGCCGTAACTACCTCGTTCCGAAGCAGTTCGCGATCGTGGCGACTCGCGGTGTCGAGCGTCAGGTCGACCAGATCAAGCGGGCCCGCTCGGCCCGCGAGGTCCGCGACCTCGGCCACGCGCAGGAGATCGCCGAGCAGCTCAAGGCGCTGAGCGTCACGCTGGTCAGCCGCGCGGGCAAGGAGGGCCGGCTCTTCGGCTCGATCACGGCCGGCGACGTCACGGACGCGGTCACCCGGGCCGGTGGCCCTGCGCTCGACAAGCGCAAGGTCCAGCTGACCTCGCCGATCAAGTCGCTCGGGCAGCACACCGTCGCGGTGCACCTGCACCCCGAGGTGACCGCCCAGGTGACGGTCCGCGTCTCCGCGGCCTGA
- a CDS encoding antibiotic biosynthesis monooxygenase family protein: protein MSATGPAAGGTPVTEIARFDVKPGTESDFIVAYRTVRHEIATAPGCRSIRMSRGVESPSSFVLIVEWASLEAHTEGFRGSEGFGRWRAAIGPFFAGTPSVEHVASVEASAEATAGAV, encoded by the coding sequence ATGAGCGCTACCGGGCCGGCGGCGGGCGGCACCCCCGTCACGGAGATCGCAAGGTTTGACGTGAAACCAGGTACGGAGAGCGACTTCATCGTCGCTTACCGCACGGTTCGACACGAGATCGCCACCGCGCCAGGCTGCCGATCGATCCGGATGAGTCGCGGGGTCGAGTCGCCGAGCTCATTCGTGCTGATCGTCGAGTGGGCCAGCCTGGAGGCACATACCGAGGGCTTCCGCGGCTCCGAGGGCTTCGGGCGCTGGCGCGCGGCGATCGGTCCGTTCTTCGCAGGCACACCGTCGGTCGAGCACGTCGCCAGCGTCGAGGCCTCGGCGGAAGCCACGGCCGGCGCCGTCTGA
- the dnaB gene encoding replicative DNA helicase — MTVTDISRGGGQPLELDRTPPHDIPAEQSVLGGMLLSKDAIADVVEVLRATDFYRPAHATVFEVVGDLYGRGEPADTVSVAAELGRRELLERVGGAGYLHTLISSVPTAANAGYYAHIVAEKAVLRRLAEAGTRIVQLAYGPAHDVDALVDRAQAAVYDVTERRGTDDYAPLGDLLNPALEEIEAIAGHEGALTGVPTGFADLDELTNGLHGGQLWIVAARPAVGKSTLGLDFARAASIKHGMASVIFSLEMSRMEITMRLLSAEARVSLQNIRTGRLTDEDWARLARRMGEVAEAPLFIDDSPNLTMMEIRAKARRLRQRNDLRLIILDYLQLMSSPKRVESRQQEVSEISRSLKLLAKELEIPVVAISQLNRASEQRADKRPQVSDLRESGSLEQDADAVILLYREDTVEKESARAGEADLIIAKHRNGPTGTVTVAFQGHYSRFVDMAN; from the coding sequence GTGACGGTCACCGACATCTCGCGCGGTGGCGGTCAGCCGCTGGAGCTCGACCGGACGCCCCCGCACGACATCCCGGCCGAACAGAGCGTGCTCGGCGGCATGCTGCTGTCGAAGGACGCGATCGCGGACGTCGTCGAGGTTCTCCGGGCGACCGACTTCTATCGCCCGGCGCACGCGACCGTCTTCGAGGTCGTCGGCGACCTCTACGGCCGCGGCGAGCCCGCCGACACGGTGAGCGTCGCCGCGGAGCTGGGCCGGCGTGAGCTCCTGGAACGGGTCGGCGGCGCCGGCTACCTGCACACCCTTATCTCCAGCGTGCCGACCGCGGCGAACGCCGGTTACTACGCCCATATCGTCGCCGAGAAGGCCGTACTGCGCCGGCTCGCGGAGGCCGGCACGCGGATCGTCCAGCTCGCCTACGGGCCGGCCCATGACGTCGACGCTCTGGTGGACCGCGCCCAGGCCGCCGTCTACGACGTCACCGAGCGTCGGGGCACCGACGACTACGCCCCCCTCGGGGACCTGCTCAATCCGGCGCTCGAGGAGATCGAGGCGATCGCCGGGCATGAGGGTGCACTCACCGGTGTCCCCACCGGCTTCGCCGACCTTGATGAGCTGACGAACGGCCTGCACGGCGGACAGCTCTGGATCGTCGCCGCTCGGCCCGCGGTCGGTAAGTCGACCCTGGGCCTGGACTTCGCCCGGGCGGCCTCGATCAAGCATGGCATGGCGTCGGTCATCTTCTCGCTGGAGATGAGCCGCATGGAGATCACCATGCGCCTGCTCTCCGCCGAGGCTCGGGTCTCCCTGCAGAACATCCGGACCGGGCGGCTCACCGACGAGGACTGGGCCCGCCTGGCTCGGCGGATGGGCGAGGTGGCCGAGGCGCCGCTGTTCATCGACGACAGCCCGAACCTGACCATGATGGAGATCCGGGCGAAGGCCCGCCGGCTGCGGCAACGCAACGACCTGCGCCTGATCATTCTGGACTACCTTCAGCTGATGTCCTCGCCGAAGCGGGTGGAGAGCCGCCAACAGGAGGTCAGCGAGATCTCCCGGTCGCTCAAGCTGCTCGCCAAGGAGCTGGAGATCCCGGTCGTCGCCATATCCCAGCTGAACCGGGCGTCGGAACAGCGGGCGGACAAGCGGCCGCAGGTCTCGGACCTCCGTGAGTCCGGCTCGCTTGAGCAGGACGCCGACGCCGTCATCCTCCTCTACCGTGAGGACACCGTCGAAAAGGAATCGGCGCGGGCCGGCGAGGCGGACCTCATTATCGCAAAACACCGAAACGGCCCGACCGGCACCGTGACCGTTGCCTTTCAGGGGCATTACTCCCGCTTTGTCGACATGGCCAACTAG
- the ilvD gene encoding dihydroxy-acid dehydratase — MPALRSRTTTHGRNMAGARALWRATGMTEDDFGKPIVAIANSFTQFVPGHVHLRDLGKLVADSVAAAGGVGREFNTIAVDDGIAMGHGGMLYSLPSREIIADSVEYMVNAHCADALVCISNCDKITPGMLLAALRLNIPTVFVSGGAMESGNAVVQNGTVRSRLDLIDAMSAAVNPDVSDADLGIIERSACPTCGSCSGMFTANSMNCLTEALGLALPGNGSTLATAAARKELFVEAGRLVVDLARRYYEKDDEGVLPRSIASAAAFRNAFAVDVAMGGSTNTVLHLLAAAVEAEVPVDLHDIDEISRRVPNLCKVAPSSTKYYMEDVHRAGGIPAILGELDRAGLLDRGVHSVHSASLREFLDRWDIRSASPAPDAVELFHAAPGGVRTVEPFSSTNRWDTLDTDAVDGCIRSAEHAYSAEGGLAVLHGNLADDGAVVKTAGVPEDQWVFAGPAVVVESQEAAVEAILGNRVKPGDVVVVRYEGPRGGPGMQEMLYPTAYLKGRGLGPKCALITDGRFSGGSSGLSIGHVSPEAAHGGTIALVRDGDRIEIDIPARRIELMVPEAELASRRAELEAGNGYRPVNRERTVSAALRAYAAMATSAATGAARDVSLLGG, encoded by the coding sequence ATGCCCGCACTGCGTTCCCGTACCACCACTCATGGCCGGAACATGGCCGGTGCCCGCGCGCTCTGGCGGGCGACCGGGATGACCGAGGACGACTTCGGCAAGCCGATCGTGGCGATCGCCAACAGCTTCACCCAGTTCGTCCCCGGGCATGTGCACCTGAGGGACCTGGGCAAGCTGGTCGCGGACTCGGTCGCGGCCGCTGGCGGCGTCGGCCGCGAGTTCAACACGATCGCCGTCGACGACGGCATCGCGATGGGCCACGGCGGCATGCTGTACTCGCTGCCGTCGCGGGAGATCATCGCCGACAGCGTCGAGTACATGGTGAACGCGCACTGCGCGGACGCACTGGTCTGCATCTCGAACTGCGACAAGATCACGCCGGGCATGCTGCTGGCCGCGCTGCGCCTCAACATCCCGACCGTGTTCGTCTCCGGCGGGGCGATGGAGTCCGGCAACGCGGTCGTCCAGAACGGCACCGTGCGCTCCCGGCTCGACCTGATCGACGCGATGAGCGCCGCCGTCAACCCGGACGTCTCCGACGCCGACCTCGGGATCATCGAGCGGTCCGCCTGCCCGACCTGTGGGTCCTGCTCCGGCATGTTCACCGCGAACTCGATGAACTGCCTGACCGAGGCGCTGGGCCTCGCCCTGCCGGGCAACGGCTCGACGCTGGCGACCGCCGCGGCCCGCAAGGAGCTGTTCGTCGAGGCCGGGCGCCTCGTCGTCGACCTCGCGCGTCGGTACTACGAGAAGGACGACGAGGGCGTGCTGCCGCGCTCGATCGCGAGCGCCGCCGCGTTCCGCAACGCGTTCGCCGTCGACGTCGCGATGGGCGGCTCGACGAACACGGTGCTGCACCTGCTCGCCGCCGCCGTCGAGGCCGAGGTACCGGTCGACCTGCACGACATCGACGAGATCTCCCGCCGGGTGCCGAACCTGTGCAAGGTGGCCCCGAGCTCGACGAAGTACTACATGGAGGACGTGCACCGCGCCGGCGGTATCCCGGCGATCCTCGGCGAGCTGGACCGGGCCGGGCTGCTCGACCGCGGGGTGCACAGCGTGCACTCGGCGAGCCTGCGCGAGTTCCTGGACCGGTGGGACATCCGTTCCGCGAGCCCGGCGCCGGACGCCGTCGAGCTGTTCCATGCCGCGCCGGGCGGGGTGCGCACCGTCGAGCCGTTCAGCTCGACGAACCGCTGGGACACGCTCGACACCGACGCCGTGGACGGCTGTATCCGCTCCGCCGAGCACGCCTACTCGGCCGAGGGCGGGCTCGCCGTGCTGCACGGCAACCTGGCCGACGACGGCGCGGTGGTCAAGACCGCCGGCGTCCCGGAGGACCAGTGGGTGTTCGCCGGGCCGGCCGTCGTGGTCGAGAGCCAGGAGGCAGCGGTCGAGGCGATCCTCGGCAACCGGGTCAAGCCCGGAGACGTGGTCGTCGTCCGCTACGAGGGGCCGCGCGGCGGGCCGGGCATGCAGGAGATGCTCTACCCGACGGCGTACCTGAAGGGGCGCGGCCTCGGGCCGAAGTGCGCGCTGATCACCGACGGGCGGTTCTCCGGCGGTAGCTCCGGCCTGTCGATCGGGCATGTCTCGCCGGAGGCGGCGCATGGCGGCACGATCGCGCTGGTCCGCGACGGTGACCGGATCGAGATCGACATCCCCGCCCGCCGGATCGAGCTGATGGTGCCGGAAGCGGAGCTCGCCAGCCGCCGAGCCGAGCTGGAGGCGGGTAACGGCTACCGGCCGGTGAACCGTGAGCGCACCGTGTCAGCGGCGCTGCGGGCTTATGCCGCGATGGCCACGTCGGCCGCGACGGGCGCCGCCAGGGACGTCAGCCTGCTCGGCGGCTGA
- the rpsF gene encoding 30S ribosomal protein S6: protein MARHYELMVILDPDLEERTVSPSLDQFLSVVRNGGGAVEKVDVWGRRRLAYEIRKSHEGIYAVIDLHAEPDVVAELDRQLTLNESVIRTKVIRLPEAKKPRAARRPVAA from the coding sequence TTGGCACGTCATTACGAGCTCATGGTCATCCTCGACCCCGATCTCGAAGAGCGCACTGTCTCCCCGTCCCTCGACCAGTTCCTCAGCGTCGTCCGCAACGGCGGCGGCGCGGTCGAGAAGGTCGACGTCTGGGGCCGGCGCCGGCTCGCCTACGAGATCCGCAAGAGCCACGAGGGCATCTACGCCGTCATCGATCTGCACGCCGAGCCGGACGTGGTCGCCGAGCTCGACCGGCAGCTCACGCTCAACGAGTCGGTCATCCGCACCAAGGTCATCCGACTGCCGGAAGCGAAGAAGCCGCGCGCCGCCCGTCGGCCGGTCGCCGCTTAA
- the egtD gene encoding L-histidine N(alpha)-methyltransferase — MTSRTPTSGADTVQSPDAVIAGQDRAVHVAGQDRAGHVSDQGRAGHTTGQGRAARTPTPADVAALLKARGGMTIERHLTDAQRTAALAADVRRGLAATPKELPPTWFYDTTGSMLFGKITELPEYYQTRAERAILATHAAQLATELETAVPGGVDSLVELGSGTSEKTRTLLAALAGTGRLRRFIPFDVDAEALSRAGAAARANHPGLAVHAVVGDFRQHLGLLPIQPAGGTLVAFLGGAIGNLRPPERAALLTELRSGLDQANGSREHGGRAQALLLGTDLVKEPARLVAAYDDSAGVTAAFNRNLLTVLNRELGADFDLRGFAHVAHWDAENRWIEMRLRSVKAQTVKVTALDLTVEFAEGEEIRTEISAKFDHAMVERELAAAGWRLAQWWADPDGDFALSLAIAAA, encoded by the coding sequence ATGACTTCGAGGACACCGACATCGGGGGCGGACACCGTCCAGTCCCCGGACGCGGTCATCGCTGGCCAGGACCGGGCCGTACACGTCGCTGGCCAGGACCGGGCCGGGCACGTCTCTGACCAAGGGCGGGCCGGGCACACCACCGGCCAAGGACGGGCCGCGCGCACTCCGACCCCGGCCGATGTGGCCGCCCTGCTGAAGGCCCGCGGCGGTATGACGATCGAGCGGCACCTGACCGATGCGCAGCGGACCGCCGCGCTGGCGGCGGACGTCCGCCGCGGCCTGGCCGCCACGCCCAAGGAGCTCCCGCCGACCTGGTTCTACGACACCACCGGCAGCATGCTGTTCGGCAAGATCACCGAACTGCCGGAGTACTACCAGACCAGGGCCGAGCGGGCGATCCTCGCCACCCACGCGGCGCAGCTGGCCACCGAGCTCGAGACGGCGGTCCCCGGCGGCGTCGACTCGCTGGTGGAGCTGGGCTCGGGGACCTCCGAGAAGACCCGGACGCTGCTGGCGGCGCTCGCCGGCACCGGCCGGCTGCGGCGGTTCATCCCGTTCGACGTCGACGCGGAGGCACTCTCCCGCGCCGGCGCCGCTGCCCGGGCGAACCACCCGGGGCTCGCCGTGCACGCCGTCGTCGGGGACTTCCGCCAGCATCTGGGCCTGCTGCCCATCCAGCCGGCCGGCGGCACGCTCGTCGCGTTCCTCGGCGGCGCGATCGGCAACCTGCGCCCGCCCGAGCGGGCGGCGCTGCTCACCGAACTGCGGTCCGGTCTCGACCAGGCGAACGGGTCACGGGAGCACGGCGGCCGGGCCCAGGCACTGCTGCTCGGCACGGACCTGGTCAAGGAGCCGGCTCGGCTGGTCGCCGCCTACGACGACAGCGCCGGGGTCACCGCCGCGTTCAACCGCAACCTGCTCACCGTGCTCAACCGGGAGCTGGGCGCGGACTTCGACCTGCGCGGGTTCGCCCACGTCGCCCACTGGGACGCCGAGAACCGCTGGATCGAAATGCGGCTGCGCTCGGTCAAGGCGCAGACGGTGAAGGTGACGGCCCTCGACCTGACCGTCGAGTTCGCCGAGGGCGAGGAGATCCGCACCGAGATCAGCGCGAAGTTCGACCACGCCATGGTCGAACGGGAGCTCGCCGCCGCCGGCTGGCGGCTCGCGCAGTGGTGGGCGGACCCGGACGGCGACTTCGCCCTCTCCCTGGCCATCGCCGCCGCGTAG
- a CDS encoding single-stranded DNA-binding protein: protein MAGETVITVVGNLTSDPELRFTPNGAAVASFTVASTPRTLDRATNEWKDGEALFLRCSIWRQAAEHVAESLQKGARVIVQGRLKQRTFETREGEKRTVIELDVDEIGPSLRYATAKVVRAARGGGPGGGGGFDGGGYSGGGPSGGAGGASAGGAGGGGGYRGGGQGGSSSGGGYSGGAVDDPWSQSAGGYSDEPPF, encoded by the coding sequence ATGGCCGGTGAGACCGTCATCACGGTTGTCGGCAACCTGACCAGCGATCCGGAGCTGCGGTTCACCCCGAACGGGGCGGCTGTCGCGAGCTTCACCGTCGCGTCGACCCCGCGCACGCTCGACCGCGCCACCAACGAGTGGAAGGACGGCGAAGCGCTGTTCCTTCGCTGCTCGATCTGGCGGCAGGCGGCCGAGCACGTCGCGGAGTCGCTGCAGAAGGGCGCCCGGGTGATCGTCCAGGGCCGCCTCAAGCAGCGCACCTTCGAGACCCGCGAGGGTGAGAAGCGCACTGTCATCGAGCTCGACGTCGATGAGATCGGCCCCTCGCTGCGGTACGCGACCGCCAAGGTCGTTCGCGCCGCGCGCGGCGGCGGCCCGGGCGGTGGCGGCGGCTTCGACGGTGGCGGCTACTCCGGTGGCGGCCCCAGCGGTGGTGCCGGCGGCGCCAGCGCTGGTGGTGCCGGCGGCGGTGGCGGCTACCGGGGTGGAGGCCAGGGCGGCTCCTCGTCCGGTGGCGGCTACTCCGGTGGAGCCGTCGACGATCCCTGGTCGCAGTCGGCCGGCGGCTACTCGGACGAGCCCCCGTTCTAG
- a CDS encoding GNAT family N-acetyltransferase, giving the protein MLETDRLVLRPLRLADVDAFLALHADDRVNRFVGTYTRDQALVRLETVEKQWADRGHGLFSVHLKTTGEFVGRIGPQFWDEFGEVEMAWTLRAEAWGRGYATEAAQACIDWAFEHLTENYLAAYIHPENAASHRVAQRLGFSVLRHGILFDKPVIVYALNRPTTRA; this is encoded by the coding sequence GTGCTCGAGACGGACCGGTTGGTGCTGCGTCCGCTGCGGCTGGCGGATGTCGACGCCTTCCTGGCACTGCATGCCGACGACCGGGTCAACCGCTTCGTTGGCACCTACACCCGCGACCAGGCGCTGGTCCGGCTGGAGACAGTTGAAAAACAGTGGGCGGACCGGGGCCACGGACTGTTCTCGGTGCACCTGAAGACGACCGGCGAGTTCGTCGGCCGGATCGGCCCGCAGTTCTGGGACGAGTTCGGTGAGGTCGAGATGGCCTGGACCCTGCGCGCCGAGGCGTGGGGCCGCGGCTACGCCACCGAAGCGGCCCAGGCCTGCATCGACTGGGCCTTCGAGCACCTGACCGAGAACTACCTGGCCGCCTACATCCACCCGGAGAACGCCGCCTCCCACCGCGTCGCGCAGCGGCTGGGCTTCTCCGTGCTCCGTCACGGCATCCTGTTCGACAAGCCCGTGATCGTGTACGCCCTGAACCGCCCGACCACCCGGGCCTGA